The uncultured Cohaesibacter sp. genome window below encodes:
- a CDS encoding ABC transporter substrate-binding protein, producing MSKKFWLPLMLLALSVVTVSCQSVGLNQIESAETAEYPNNLAVESFGSGNAKILMLLGSDSRSVGFRNGAVLAMTDLGEAALTLQIVPANKVDGALSRTIEKEVRNGTINLVASSETVAAVDGVLQRSKVPVVSLSTSAPAGQYAFLPSAMTSLVAGVDFALLSGDRRLVAVVPDQQSQAFHDALKQLSSEEEYGLFEIETRSGQRGRDVIKQNLKVLKSADAVIFADVGPHATASAAEFLSTGSLKSEMFIISSDLASYGTDKLNGAVMARADTSATSLISSRYQTTFGVPFTQDAAYGYDIIAMATQLARANGKKGMTREKLETPSGFKGTTGSFRFLSDGRTERLYDIVRIQSGQPRIIKRAAPRF from the coding sequence ATGTCAAAGAAATTCTGGCTTCCATTGATGCTGCTGGCTTTGTCTGTCGTTACGGTTTCCTGCCAGAGTGTCGGTCTCAATCAGATTGAAAGCGCAGAGACAGCCGAATATCCGAACAATCTGGCGGTTGAGAGCTTCGGTTCCGGCAATGCCAAGATCCTGATGCTTCTGGGATCGGACAGCCGGTCTGTCGGTTTCCGGAACGGTGCCGTGCTGGCTATGACGGATCTCGGTGAGGCGGCCCTGACCTTGCAGATTGTGCCTGCCAACAAGGTCGACGGGGCACTTTCCAGGACAATAGAAAAGGAAGTGCGCAACGGCACCATCAATCTGGTTGCCAGCTCTGAGACCGTAGCGGCCGTCGATGGCGTCTTGCAGCGGAGCAAGGTTCCGGTCGTCTCTCTTTCGACGTCAGCGCCAGCTGGTCAATATGCCTTTCTGCCATCCGCCATGACCAGCCTTGTTGCCGGAGTGGATTTTGCTCTGTTAAGTGGTGACCGGCGGCTCGTAGCCGTTGTGCCTGACCAGCAGTCGCAGGCATTTCATGATGCCCTGAAGCAATTGTCCTCTGAGGAGGAGTATGGCCTTTTTGAGATTGAAACGAGGTCCGGGCAGCGCGGTCGTGATGTGATCAAGCAAAATCTCAAGGTGCTGAAGAGCGCCGATGCCGTGATCTTTGCAGATGTTGGACCTCATGCCACTGCTAGCGCCGCAGAATTCTTGTCGACGGGCAGTCTGAAATCCGAAATGTTCATTATCAGCAGTGATCTGGCGTCTTACGGTACGGACAAGCTCAATGGCGCAGTCATGGCGCGAGCAGATACGAGCGCGACGTCTCTCATATCCTCGCGTTATCAGACGACATTCGGTGTACCTTTCACTCAGGACGCGGCCTATGGCTACGACATCATCGCCATGGCGACGCAGCTGGCAAGGGCAAACGGCAAAAAGGGAATGACGCGAGAGAAGCTGGAAACTCCCTCCGGGTTCAAGGGAACCACCGGCTCGTTCCGTTTCCTGAGCGACGGTCGAACGGAACGGCTGTACGACATTGTCAGGATCCAGTCGGGTCAACCTCGGATCATCAAGCGCGCCGCTCCGCGTTTCTGA
- a CDS encoding ribbon-helix-helix domain-containing protein: MPKELVNQDPASIPKFRAIRTKNGRRGIRLERAFWLTLDMISKQRKIPLHQLVEEAEDSVEDSKNLTSTLRVLCMNWTLDQVHLSQTSTSDRVIRNLLFACPTPAFTLFKDRRIHAFNQPFLTFISRAFDMLDLRQVASNLQLLLDRRIEKLVEELKLGGNSPVNVGMTLSINNRRVKGRINAIVMPKDEGLVLVCYLLPRGELKF, encoded by the coding sequence GTGCCAAAAGAATTGGTCAATCAGGATCCGGCATCGATACCGAAATTTCGAGCCATCCGTACAAAAAACGGCCGCCGTGGAATCCGGCTCGAACGGGCGTTCTGGCTGACGCTTGACATGATTTCAAAGCAACGCAAAATCCCCTTGCATCAACTGGTGGAAGAGGCCGAGGACAGTGTCGAGGACAGCAAGAACCTGACCTCCACCCTGCGTGTGCTTTGCATGAACTGGACCCTTGATCAGGTTCACCTGTCGCAAACATCAACCTCTGACCGGGTGATCAGAAATCTGCTATTTGCCTGTCCGACACCAGCCTTCACGCTGTTCAAGGACCGTCGAATCCATGCCTTCAACCAGCCGTTCCTGACCTTTATTTCCCGTGCCTTCGACATGCTGGATCTCAGACAGGTCGCGTCCAATCTGCAACTGCTGCTGGACCGGCGGATAGAAAAGCTGGTGGAAGAGCTGAAGCTGGGCGGCAACAGCCCTGTCAATGTCGGCATGACATTGAGCATCAACAATCGGCGCGTCAAAGGGCGGATTAACGCCATCGTTATGCCCAAGGATGAAGGGTTGGTTCTGGTCTGTTACCTTCTGCCGCGCGGCGAATTGAAATTCTAG
- a CDS encoding HlyD family type I secretion periplasmic adaptor subunit, whose translation MGIKATDQSYIRAKAISVSIVLLLVTAVVWAYFAEVDEITRGAGKVIPASKTQIVQAAETGVVDLINVKVGQFVKKGSLIARLDDTTMSSSLGETMAQKLALEAKLARLEAEQTGLFDTAFTCPETVRSTSLQICENEERLLRARKDNFTNTLEVLQQRKIQREKELDETLASIEQLQGDVELAKQERDLLKPLVESRLAAKTDFLRVERHLNESEGKLQVARASVERIKGAIEEASLQVNELSLQAQKEALNEKTQTLASLAVLEETARGGQDRVARTDIRSPVDGIVNSLAINTIGAFVQSGTVVAEVVPTSQELLVEARISPNDVAFVQSGQKALVKISAYDFSIYGGLSGAVETVTADSLVDPTSGAPYFQVLLKTDKSFLEKDSKTFNISPGMICTVDIITGRKSILNYLLKPINKARQVAMTER comes from the coding sequence GTGGGAATAAAAGCAACAGATCAAAGCTATATTCGCGCCAAGGCCATTTCGGTTTCGATTGTGCTTTTGCTCGTCACTGCCGTGGTCTGGGCCTATTTCGCCGAGGTGGACGAAATCACTCGCGGTGCTGGCAAGGTCATTCCCGCTTCCAAGACCCAGATTGTCCAGGCTGCCGAGACGGGCGTTGTCGACCTAATCAATGTCAAGGTCGGCCAGTTCGTGAAAAAGGGCTCTCTGATTGCGCGGCTTGACGATACGACAATGAGCTCCAGTCTGGGGGAGACGATGGCGCAAAAGCTGGCGCTCGAAGCCAAGCTGGCGCGACTCGAGGCGGAACAAACCGGTCTGTTCGATACGGCGTTTACCTGCCCTGAAACGGTCCGCTCCACATCCCTACAGATCTGCGAGAATGAGGAGAGGCTGCTGCGGGCGCGCAAGGACAATTTCACCAACACGTTGGAAGTGCTGCAACAGCGGAAGATCCAGCGCGAGAAGGAACTGGACGAAACCCTTGCCAGCATTGAGCAATTGCAGGGCGATGTCGAGCTCGCCAAACAGGAGCGCGACTTGCTGAAGCCGCTGGTCGAAAGCCGGTTGGCTGCCAAAACGGATTTCTTGCGGGTCGAGCGGCATCTCAATGAAAGCGAAGGCAAGCTGCAAGTGGCGCGGGCTTCTGTCGAGCGCATCAAGGGTGCCATCGAGGAAGCGTCCCTTCAGGTCAACGAGCTCAGCCTGCAGGCGCAGAAGGAAGCTCTCAATGAGAAGACCCAGACGCTGGCCTCTCTGGCCGTGCTTGAGGAAACTGCACGCGGTGGGCAGGATCGCGTTGCCAGAACGGATATCCGCTCTCCGGTCGACGGGATCGTGAACTCGCTCGCCATCAATACCATCGGAGCGTTTGTCCAGTCCGGAACCGTCGTGGCAGAAGTCGTTCCGACCTCGCAGGAGCTGCTGGTGGAAGCGCGGATCTCGCCGAATGACGTCGCCTTTGTCCAGAGCGGTCAGAAGGCGCTGGTCAAGATTTCCGCTTATGACTTCTCCATTTATGGCGGTCTTTCCGGTGCTGTTGAAACCGTGACCGCCGACAGTCTGGTCGATCCGACCTCGGGGGCTCCCTATTTTCAGGTGCTTCTCAAGACAGACAAATCGTTTTTGGAAAAGGACAGCAAGACGTTCAATATTTCGCCCGGCATGATCTGCACCGTCGACATCATCACCGGACGAAAGTCGATCCTCAACTATCTATTGAAGCCGATCAACAAAGCCAGACAGGTCGCGATGACCGAACGATGA
- a CDS encoding type I secretion system permease/ATPase — MDQSHLAASERVEFQSHSKRHALIIAFQDIARFFDRPTSETVLFSGLPIDFENPSDDDFEHVAARIGLDVTIRGRSLFNQDHPEPPFMVLSDNFPPFVIVERLESGRFAISGSLPESKGLTFEHFKALTGTRFISFSVHYSNSTERKTLGEGEVLEKAHWLRGTIAKLWQNYIYVAMAALFINLIGLVSPIFIMNVYDRILPNQAVSTLWVLATGVMLALIFDYTLKVQRSVIIDHVGRKADEKISYLIFEKVLNTQLALRPQATGEFTNRVNQYEFVREFFTSNTISVLIDFCFVFIFLLVIFFLSGVLVAVPAMAFILAVVIGLIAQGRIGKRMARASNESAQRNAMLVETVSTIETVKSLRAETSFLRKWRELTSNSSQTSEEIKKISSGAVVATQLVSQLVSVFIVIGGAYLNAAGDITTGGIVAVVMLSGRAISPLTQITMTIARFRQALLSLKILDRIMEQPEDRPQSIGFVNRVIDKGNLNFKKVSFAYPNTDNAVLSDLNLSIKAGERIGVIGKIGSGKTTLGKLIAGLYMPTKGTLLLDGIEMRQYHPQEVRKAVSFAGQNADLFSGTLKYNLLLANPDATDKDIVEICKKTGVDAFASLHPRGYDMPVGERGERLSGGQKQAVALARLLLAKSKIVYLDEPTGAMDTASEKLMMQTLSQAFDRETTLIISTHRYALLDLVDRLIVLDQGRVIADGPKDKVMSALVARTQNKQ; from the coding sequence ATGGATCAGAGTCACCTTGCGGCAAGCGAGCGCGTAGAATTCCAAAGTCACTCGAAAAGGCATGCCCTGATCATTGCGTTTCAGGATATCGCGCGCTTTTTTGATAGACCGACTTCTGAGACCGTTCTATTTTCCGGGCTCCCTATCGATTTCGAAAATCCGAGCGATGACGACTTCGAGCATGTCGCTGCCAGAATTGGCCTGGATGTAACCATCCGGGGTCGCTCACTGTTCAATCAGGATCATCCCGAGCCACCCTTCATGGTGTTGTCGGACAACTTCCCGCCCTTTGTAATTGTCGAAAGGCTCGAAAGCGGCCGTTTTGCCATTTCAGGGTCATTGCCGGAATCCAAAGGTCTGACCTTTGAGCATTTCAAGGCACTTACCGGCACACGGTTTATCTCGTTTTCCGTGCATTACTCCAATTCCACCGAGCGAAAGACGCTTGGAGAAGGGGAGGTTCTGGAAAAGGCGCACTGGTTGAGGGGGACCATCGCCAAGCTGTGGCAGAACTATATCTACGTTGCCATGGCCGCTCTGTTCATCAACCTGATCGGGCTGGTCTCACCCATCTTCATCATGAATGTCTATGACAGGATTCTGCCCAATCAGGCGGTGTCGACACTCTGGGTTCTGGCGACGGGCGTCATGCTTGCGCTGATCTTCGACTATACCCTTAAGGTTCAGCGATCGGTCATTATCGATCATGTCGGGCGCAAGGCAGATGAAAAGATCTCGTATCTCATTTTCGAGAAGGTGCTCAACACCCAGCTGGCGCTGCGTCCGCAGGCGACCGGAGAATTTACCAACCGGGTCAATCAGTATGAATTCGTGCGCGAGTTCTTCACCTCCAATACGATCAGTGTGCTGATTGATTTCTGCTTTGTTTTCATCTTTCTGCTGGTCATTTTCTTCCTGTCCGGTGTTCTCGTGGCTGTGCCTGCCATGGCCTTCATTCTGGCCGTGGTCATCGGGCTCATCGCTCAGGGCAGGATTGGAAAGAGGATGGCCAGGGCCTCGAACGAGTCGGCCCAGCGCAATGCGATGCTGGTAGAGACGGTCTCGACGATCGAAACGGTGAAGAGTCTGCGGGCTGAGACGTCCTTCTTGCGCAAATGGCGTGAGTTGACGTCCAACTCCTCCCAGACCTCGGAGGAAATCAAGAAGATCTCGTCCGGCGCGGTGGTTGCTACACAGCTTGTCTCGCAGCTCGTCTCAGTCTTCATTGTTATCGGTGGGGCCTATCTCAACGCGGCCGGCGACATAACGACCGGTGGCATCGTTGCCGTCGTCATGCTGTCGGGGCGCGCGATTTCGCCACTCACCCAGATAACCATGACGATCGCCAGGTTCCGTCAGGCGCTCCTGTCACTGAAGATTCTCGACCGCATCATGGAGCAGCCCGAGGATAGACCGCAGAGCATCGGCTTCGTCAATCGTGTGATCGACAAGGGCAATCTGAACTTCAAGAAAGTCAGCTTCGCCTATCCCAATACGGACAATGCGGTTCTGTCCGATCTCAATCTGTCCATCAAGGCTGGCGAGCGGATCGGTGTGATCGGCAAGATCGGATCGGGCAAGACCACGCTGGGCAAGCTGATTGCGGGTCTTTACATGCCAACCAAGGGCACCTTGCTGCTGGATGGCATCGAGATGCGCCAGTATCACCCGCAGGAGGTGCGCAAGGCGGTCTCCTTCGCCGGGCAGAATGCCGATCTGTTTTCCGGGACGTTGAAATACAACCTGCTGCTCGCCAACCCCGATGCGACCGACAAGGACATCGTTGAGATCTGCAAGAAGACCGGTGTCGATGCTTTCGCGTCCCTGCATCCTCGCGGCTATGACATGCCGGTGGGTGAACGCGGCGAGCGGTTGTCCGGCGGGCAGAAGCAGGCCGTTGCCCTGGCACGTCTGTTGTTGGCCAAATCCAAGATTGTCTATCTCGATGAGCCGACCGGTGCCATGGATACTGCCTCGGAGAAGCTGATGATGCAGACGTTGTCGCAGGCATTCGACCGTGAGACGACGCTGATCATTTCGACGCACCGATACGCTCTGCTCGATCTTGTTGATCGTCTGATCGTCCTTGATCAGGGCCGTGTCATTGCTGACGGTCCGAAAGACAAAGTCATGAGCGCGCTGGTCGCCCGAACACAAAACAAGCAATAG
- a CDS encoding TolC family protein, which translates to MEQAKEALAAADIQFRKLVGTSIARPQMPKSVAYALPKSLNEAIDLGLRSNPRISVANADVDAADSLVDAAKADFLPEVVFEGRARTGHDLDGADGRTTDFQARVVARWNLYRGGIKLANEREQIRRSGEQRMIRSQAHRDVEEAVRTSWDRRIRQNNLAQIYRSQANENNRLVGSYRKQFDIGQRSLLDVLDAQNTRFNVDVLSKTAVYASRFAEYRLLAATGQLLNTLDLAAPAQSEAYARDEFKSRRNETRKEYKRAPSRQVNDFPLDILSPIRRD; encoded by the coding sequence GTGGAACAGGCAAAAGAGGCTCTCGCCGCGGCCGATATCCAGTTCAGAAAGCTGGTCGGAACGTCCATCGCGCGTCCGCAAATGCCAAAGTCCGTTGCCTATGCCCTGCCCAAGTCGCTGAATGAAGCCATTGATCTTGGCTTGCGCAGCAACCCGCGGATCTCGGTTGCAAATGCTGATGTTGACGCAGCCGACTCGCTTGTGGATGCAGCAAAGGCAGATTTTCTGCCTGAGGTGGTCTTTGAAGGTCGGGCGCGCACCGGGCATGATCTGGACGGTGCCGATGGCAGAACCACGGATTTTCAGGCCCGTGTCGTCGCTCGCTGGAATCTCTATCGCGGCGGGATCAAGCTGGCCAATGAACGCGAGCAAATTCGCCGCTCTGGTGAACAGCGCATGATCCGGAGCCAGGCTCATCGTGACGTCGAGGAGGCTGTTCGGACCTCCTGGGATCGTCGCATTCGTCAGAACAATCTGGCGCAGATCTATCGTAGTCAGGCCAACGAGAACAATCGTCTGGTCGGTTCCTATCGCAAGCAGTTTGATATTGGCCAGAGATCCTTGCTCGATGTTCTCGATGCACAGAACACCCGGTTCAATGTCGACGTGTTGTCCAAGACAGCGGTTTATGCTTCACGCTTTGCCGAATACCGGTTGCTCGCCGCAACAGGTCAATTGCTGAACACCCTTGATCTAGCCGCCCCTGCCCAGAGCGAGGCCTATGCGCGGGATGAGTTCAAGAGCCGACGCAACGAGACACGCAAAGAGTACAAACGGGCTCCGTCACGTCAGGTGAACGACTTCCCACTCGATATCCTCAGCCCCATCCGTAGAGACTGA
- a CDS encoding TolC family protein, with the protein MATSSSEAISLKQAISTALTSNPTIGESMESREAIEFELRQAKGLYLPSVDLEASTGARSLDNPSRRSSGLDNDPLYPSEVSLVLTQKLYDGGRTRAEIDRQASRVDSASFRVLERSESVGLQIVREYLEYMLQA; encoded by the coding sequence ATGGCGACATCTTCGTCCGAAGCGATTTCATTGAAGCAAGCCATTTCAACAGCTCTCACTTCGAACCCGACAATTGGAGAGTCGATGGAGAGCAGGGAAGCGATCGAGTTCGAGCTTCGGCAGGCCAAGGGGCTGTATTTGCCATCGGTTGATCTGGAAGCCAGTACCGGTGCGCGGTCTCTGGACAATCCGTCTCGCCGCTCCTCCGGTCTGGACAACGATCCGCTTTATCCTTCGGAAGTCAGCCTCGTTCTCACCCAGAAGCTTTACGATGGCGGGCGTACTCGCGCCGAGATCGATCGTCAGGCATCTCGCGTTGACAGCGCATCCTTCCGCGTGCTTGAGCGCTCTGAAAGTGTAGGTCTGCAGATTGTTCGTGAGTATCTGGAGTATATGCTGCAGGCTTAA
- a CDS encoding transglutaminase-like cysteine peptidase, translating to MAIFSNIKAVILGAGLCLAPLGATANAFELDTFAMYDIAANGYSKPVCKDNITCSPWFAAYQPSRQVYTVPMQKLAYASGIDRSVYTGSVRKTKTGIDHGIFGSTAIAFSGLASKSQWMRVKGEQAVGLQRRCSAQRCSPSERSLSRLVSGLQGETFANKLRAVNRAVNTSIAYVSDRQLYSRFDYWASAEQTASIGKGDCEDYAILKMAILKELGVPTKSMSLVVLKDESRDLYHAVLAVSTTKGTYILDNIRNTILSDKALAHYRPLFSFSENSSWIHALPVGTGQRGTARLANRVGFSDVFPGEGTM from the coding sequence ATGGCAATTTTTTCAAACATCAAAGCCGTTATTCTTGGAGCGGGCCTGTGTCTTGCTCCCTTGGGGGCTACCGCAAATGCGTTCGAACTCGATACCTTTGCGATGTATGATATTGCGGCCAATGGCTACTCGAAACCCGTCTGCAAAGACAATATCACATGCTCTCCATGGTTTGCAGCCTATCAGCCCAGCCGGCAAGTGTACACCGTGCCAATGCAGAAACTCGCTTATGCATCGGGGATCGACCGTTCTGTCTATACCGGGTCCGTTCGCAAGACGAAGACTGGTATTGATCACGGGATCTTCGGGTCCACGGCGATTGCCTTTTCCGGTCTGGCCAGCAAGTCGCAGTGGATGCGGGTCAAGGGCGAGCAGGCTGTCGGTCTGCAGCGGAGATGCAGTGCCCAGAGATGCTCTCCGTCCGAGAGAAGCCTCTCCCGTCTTGTTTCTGGCCTGCAGGGTGAAACCTTCGCCAACAAGTTGCGCGCAGTCAATCGCGCGGTGAATACCTCGATTGCCTATGTTTCTGACCGGCAGCTTTACAGTCGCTTTGACTACTGGGCGAGCGCCGAGCAGACTGCGTCGATCGGCAAGGGGGATTGCGAGGACTATGCCATTCTCAAAATGGCGATACTGAAGGAACTCGGCGTGCCGACAAAGAGCATGTCGCTTGTCGTACTCAAGGATGAAAGCCGGGATCTGTATCACGCGGTTCTTGCTGTCAGCACGACAAAGGGGACCTACATCCTCGACAATATCCGCAACACCATTCTCAGCGACAAGGCCTTGGCACACTATCGTCCGCTGTTCTCCTTTAGTGAAAACAGTTCCTGGATCCATGCGCTTCCGGTTGGTACGGGACAAAGAGGCACTGCGCGACTCGCCAACCGCGTCGGTTTCAGTGATGTCTTCCCCGGCGAAGGGACCATGTGA